The DNA window ATTATGGAGGCGGTACAGGGAAAGTTTAAACCCATCAATGAACCCTCCGGTGGCGGGAATACAAAAGCATTTAAAGTACTCATCATTGCCTTCGTGATATTTATTATTCTCGCTATACTCTTTGGAAACAGAGGTGGTGGTGGCGGAAATAATAATGACGACGATGATGTGATCCTTACAAGAAGAGGTCGTAGAAATTATCCTGGTGGATTCTTTCCTTTCCCAGGCAGTTTTGGAGGTGGTGGTTTTGGAGGTGGAAGCTCCGGAGGCGGTGGATTTGGAGGCTTTGGCGGCGGTGGAAGTTTCGGCGGCGGTGGCGCTTCAGGAGGATGGTAAGATAAAGGTAAACACATACAATAAAGTATTAGAATACATCAATTAGTGATGATCTTTCAACAAATATATTTCCTTTTCCAATTCTTGGAATCATCATTGAGAAAATACTTTCATTAAAGGAGAATGAAGTTATCCATACTGATTCTCAATACTGTTTCTATGAATATTAATATATTTAACAAATCCTATATCTTTTTATAAAATTTAAATATAAAAGCTTCTAAGGTCTTCTGGTCTTAGAGGCTTTTGCTTTTGGGGTAATTCTTATACTTTTTTTCATGTCCTCAAAGACAAATCCCTTAAAGAATAATTTAGTTTCTGTTACAACATAATTTGTCGGGCAATAAGCTGTGAATCACATATCGTAATCCCTAATTACAAAGATTTTAAAAATATTAAATTTATTCTAGGTAAAACATTTACAGTACTAGAAAATCTCAACCAAGATGTTTAATTCAATTAATTTCTATTGTAAAAAATATTCACGAATGAGGGATTTTAAAAAAAAATTGATATTTTTGAAGGAAGTGAAATCTCCGAAGAATTTCATATAATAAAAAACACAAAAAATTATTTAAGATGAAAAAGAAAATTTTCAGAATCTCAGCATTATTATTTCCATTGCTTGTAACAGCTCAGGTAGGAGTAAATACAAGTGATCCAAAAGCAATGTTTCATATCGATGGTAATAGGGATAATGGCACTACAGCAAATTTCATGCAGCAACTAAATGATTTTGTTGTTACTAAAGATGGAAAGGTAGGGATAGGAACAACAACTCCAATAGATCTCCTAACCATGGTAGGAAATGGAAATGCAGATGTAAATATTGGTCTATTTACCAATGGTAATAAAGGCCAGGCAATCGCTTATCATAATACACTTTTTGATGGCACTCCAATTACTCCGCAGACTGTAGGAACATCCAGAAGTATCACTGCTTTTGAAGGATATGCCTATAATCAGAATTTCACAAAACCCAACCTGATATCTTCTGTTGTAATGAGAACAGGAAGGAATGTAGGAGGAGAAATTTGGTTTGGAACCTCTACTACTAATACAGGGAATTACACTAATCACTATAATTCATCTATTGACAACAATGGAAATATGGGAATTGGTGTAGATCCTACAATAAGAACCGCAAAATCAAGGCTTGAAGTAAATGGTGTCATAAGTTCAACCCCTCAAACCTTAATAAGTAGTGGGGCACAAATAACAAGCACTGTAGTAAGTCTACAACCAGCTGCACAAAATGATAATTACATTTTACCAAGCCCTAAAACTGCTCCTGGTGCTATTATTTTTGTACGAAATATTACAACAATTACTGCTCAAATTACTACTCTTGTTGGTCAAATTATTGATGCTTCAAAAATTGGAGGAAATACAAATTTCTCGATGATTGGAAGCGACAGTGATCCCAGCAAAACCAAGACTGTAATGCTTGTGAGTGACGGGTTTAACTGGACAGTATTTAAACCCAGCAATTAGAATAGCTATTTAGAATGAAAAGACTATAACAATCGTTGTAGTCTTTTTTTACATTACCTAGAAATCAATCCATTATTGTAAAAAAATCTTTTTAAATTTACAGAAAGAGCACATTTTGAAAAAGACATTAGTGGTTTTTGCACATCCTTACCTAGAACATTCTAACTCGAATGTAGAGCTTATCAACTTCTATGTTCGCCACCAGCATTTTACCCTACGTGATCTTTATGAGGATTATCCAGACTTTCATATCGCTGCCTTCAGAGAAAGAAAAAGACTGAATAATTATGATCGTTTTATTTTTCAATTTCCGATCATCTGGTTTGGAATGCCTCCACTACTAAGGTTATGGATTGATGAAGTTTTTGACCGCGACTGGTTAAAAGAGGGGGAGTATAATCCATTGGAAGGAAAAGAGGTGCACATTTTAGTAACCACAGGAGGGAAAGAAAGATCTTTTACAAAAACAGGAACTTATAAATACACTATAGATGAACTTATAAGTGGATTAATTGTTTCTTTAAATGTTTTCAAAGCCAATATCAAAAATATCAAGATCGTCTATGAAGCTAATAAACTGACAAAAAAGGAAATTATTCTGCATAAAAAAGAATTTATGGAACTACTGAATCAATAGAATATGGAATCTTCTTTAGCAATGAACACATTATTATTCCTTGGTGTAGCCATTATTATGGTTCCACTGGCGAGGAAATTTGGACTCAGTTCCGTAATTGGATACATTGCTGGAGGAATAATTATTGGCCCTTATGTTCTTAAACTCACAGGAAAGAATGTAAACGATATTATGCATGCCAGTGAGTTTGGAGTGATCATGCTTTTATTTTTAGTCGGATTAGAACTGGAACCCAGAAAGTTCTGGGAAATGCGAAAAAAAATTATCGGACTGGGATTAACCCAGATGCTTCTTACCATTTCTTTGCTTATTTTGGTTTTCATTGCTGTAGGATGGAGAATTGATAAAGCGGCGGCTGTAGCCATGTGTTTTGCACTGTCATCTACCGCTATTGTTCTGCAGACTTTACAGGAAAAGAATAACCTGAAAACAATGGCCGGTGAAGCTTCTTTCTCCACTTTATTATTTCAGGATATTGCGGTAATTCCAATCCTTGCCATACTTCCTCTTATAGCACATTATAAAGCGAGAAGTCACGATAATGAAATACAAATAATCATTCAAAAACTGCCTGAATGGTTGCAAGCAGCTACCGTATTATTTGGAGTAGCTTTTCTTATCTTATTGGGAAGATACGTATTTGTTCCGTTTTTAAGGTATGTTTCAAAATCAGGAATGACGGAATTGTTAACTGCTTCTTCTCTATTTCTGGTTATTGGAGTTTCAGAACTAATGATCGCTATAGGTTTATCTCCAGCACTAGGAGCTTTCCTTGCAGGAGTTATGTTAGCTAATAGTGAGTTTAGACACGAACTTGAAGCACAGATAGATCCATTTAAGGGTTTATTATTGGCTGTCTTTTTTGTGAGTGTAGGATCTACAATGAATTTCAATATTATTCAACAGGATCCCATATTTATTTTCAGCACTGTATTTGCCGTTTTAATGATAAAGTTTGTTGTTTTATATGCGATCGGAAAGTTTTTCAAAATTGATACACCGCAAAGTTTATTTTATGCGTTTGCTCTTTCGCAAGTTGGAGAGTTCTCTTTCGTTCTCCTGAACT is part of the Chryseobacterium paludis genome and encodes:
- a CDS encoding NAD(P)H-dependent oxidoreductase — translated: MKKTLVVFAHPYLEHSNSNVELINFYVRHQHFTLRDLYEDYPDFHIAAFRERKRLNNYDRFIFQFPIIWFGMPPLLRLWIDEVFDRDWLKEGEYNPLEGKEVHILVTTGGKERSFTKTGTYKYTIDELISGLIVSLNVFKANIKNIKIVYEANKLTKKEIILHKKEFMELLNQ
- a CDS encoding monovalent cation:proton antiporter-2 (CPA2) family protein produces the protein MESSLAMNTLLFLGVAIIMVPLARKFGLSSVIGYIAGGIIIGPYVLKLTGKNVNDIMHASEFGVIMLLFLVGLELEPRKFWEMRKKIIGLGLTQMLLTISLLILVFIAVGWRIDKAAAVAMCFALSSTAIVLQTLQEKNNLKTMAGEASFSTLLFQDIAVIPILAILPLIAHYKARSHDNEIQIIIQKLPEWLQAATVLFGVAFLILLGRYVFVPFLRYVSKSGMTELLTASSLFLVIGVSELMIAIGLSPALGAFLAGVMLANSEFRHELEAQIDPFKGLLLAVFFVSVGSTMNFNIIQQDPIFIFSTVFAVLMIKFVVLYAIGKFFKIDTPQSLFYAFALSQVGEFSFVLLNYASDLYLLSPELNAQMMAVTAITMCITPFLLILNDKFLTPKFIKKEPEGEHDFNILDSNVTQKKIIIVGFGHFGSTVGRLLKANKITATVLDRDSDRVKLLRSYGFKVYYGDATRIPILRAAGIEDAEVLVLCLDDANDNMFIADLVREHYPTVKIFVRAKNRIDAYSYLNNGIDNIYRETLGTAVDMAIDVLHETGMRKYAARRLGQRFMAIDKASIRRLAKIKEEDEILLFTTKELLQREEELLAFDNLSFDNKDWEGSTTVEEEEEDPEN